A part of Bacillus thuringiensis genomic DNA contains:
- a CDS encoding DUF3967 domain-containing protein, translated as MIDEQLSDGYYRVSEVATMLDIPESTLRRWLNDFDEYLNIKKERQLKYVHEDSIDTVKKIKHYYSESKKKHEIVGLLDMDPTVIRNVYAEDVDGDGEPKETSLVKAQQVNLDFIEALTEKITEEVTAKVTEELTKQNMEFFAAVAKQSQDNFDRINKRLEERDEKLMSTIRLIQEQKSANAQRQENTEQKGGFFSKLFGKK; from the coding sequence ATGATTGATGAACAGTTAAGCGATGGTTATTATCGCGTATCTGAAGTAGCAACCATGCTTGATATTCCTGAAAGTACTCTTCGTAGATGGTTGAACGATTTTGATGAGTACTTGAACATAAAAAAAGAACGCCAACTTAAATATGTTCATGAGGATAGTATTGATACAGTAAAAAAGATTAAACATTATTATTCTGAGTCAAAGAAAAAGCACGAAATTGTTGGGCTTTTAGATATGGATCCGACGGTTATTCGAAATGTTTATGCTGAAGATGTTGACGGTGATGGTGAACCAAAAGAAACTTCATTAGTTAAAGCACAGCAGGTCAATCTAGACTTTATAGAAGCTTTGACTGAAAAAATTACTGAGGAAGTTACAGCTAAAGTAACTGAAGAATTAACAAAACAAAATATGGAATTCTTCGCTGCGGTGGCTAAACAAAGTCAGGATAATTTCGATAGAATCAATAAGCGTTTAGAGGAACGTGACGAAAAGTTAATGAGTACTATACGATTAATTCAAGAACAAAAAAGCGCTAATGCTCAGAGACAAGAAAATACTGAACAAAAAGGCGGGTTTTTCTCAAAGCTTTTTGGAAAAAAATAA
- a CDS encoding DUF4320 family protein, with translation MQNTVTTALFLTLSLLLISLLPEGVLYGIQLVKAHNFASDMVEIAENKGGFQYDYNGKRVDLVPGIEKRMKEEKMDGWKYEYTKGRIDHSQPLSFKVKAEHHFFIFKLIGLDGIKAPIWASKDGLGQVYFK, from the coding sequence ATGCAAAATACAGTAACTACAGCTCTATTCCTGACACTTTCTTTATTATTAATCAGCCTTTTACCCGAAGGTGTTTTGTATGGAATACAGTTAGTGAAAGCACATAACTTTGCTTCTGATATGGTTGAAATCGCAGAGAATAAGGGTGGATTTCAATATGATTACAATGGAAAAAGGGTTGATTTAGTCCCTGGGATAGAGAAAAGAATGAAAGAAGAAAAGATGGATGGCTGGAAGTATGAATATACAAAGGGACGCATTGATCATAGTCAACCTCTTTCTTTTAAGGTGAAAGCAGAACACCATTTCTTCATATTTAAGCTGATTGGGCTAGATGGCATAAAGGCTCCGATATGGGCGAGTAAAGATGGATTGGGACAAGTGTATTTTAAATAA
- a CDS encoding replication-relaxation family protein translates to MKSKTYKYTSKGTQKSFRLKEVDIFVFTFLYYKRHLTTRQITQLYSAFEGRDFSEDSVFTKLNRFSKYGAILTKKIDKRDDSITRRATFSLKDRMVDYLQEIGRIPVGSSKRRYSSSISLHTLCSREILVRTLLEVSKKTNTNKILCELDIRSYHQKQKKTEIEDAGLLLIPDEHISYQDKNIYIEMDMCKETNATLVEKVGKYIEYAQKNTKNITVVFVMYDKSMFLAEDAEPPYVRMKNLLFSMREFHELLMNLPNLNMYICSLKEAGDVISDIILGIDDNQNFELDILLPLSQRTVGDADWRYAFVEKVQTFKETIDGGLRRTYRRDKDAMQDFFFIFGNENDYRMIARLDDVVFSRREGDEGVPLVVIYPKRKKARDILLMDTYDNVLLLSLQNESVTIDSDEQIMARTANNIHPKRRKLVELY, encoded by the coding sequence ATGAAAAGTAAAACGTATAAATATACAAGCAAAGGCACACAGAAATCTTTTCGTTTAAAAGAGGTTGATATATTTGTATTTACATTTTTATATTACAAAAGGCATCTTACTACACGACAAATTACTCAGCTTTATAGTGCGTTTGAAGGCAGAGATTTTTCTGAAGATAGTGTGTTTACAAAACTTAATCGTTTTTCAAAATATGGTGCTATCCTGACCAAAAAAATTGATAAAAGAGATGATAGTATAACCAGACGTGCGACATTCTCCTTAAAAGATAGAATGGTTGATTACCTTCAAGAAATAGGAAGGATTCCTGTAGGATCATCAAAACGTAGATATTCTTCTTCAATCTCACTACATACACTCTGCTCACGAGAAATATTAGTACGCACACTTTTAGAAGTGTCGAAAAAGACCAATACGAATAAGATATTATGCGAGCTAGATATTCGCTCATATCATCAAAAACAAAAGAAAACAGAAATTGAAGATGCAGGTTTACTCTTAATTCCCGATGAACATATTTCATATCAAGACAAAAATATTTACATTGAAATGGATATGTGCAAAGAAACCAATGCTACCTTAGTTGAAAAGGTGGGGAAGTATATTGAATATGCACAAAAAAACACTAAGAATATAACTGTTGTTTTTGTTATGTATGATAAATCGATGTTCCTTGCGGAAGATGCAGAACCACCATACGTACGCATGAAAAATCTCTTATTTTCTATGCGTGAGTTTCATGAACTTTTAATGAACCTACCAAATCTAAATATGTACATCTGCTCTTTGAAAGAAGCTGGAGATGTTATTTCAGATATCATTCTAGGAATAGATGATAATCAAAACTTTGAACTAGATATTCTTTTACCTTTATCTCAACGTACAGTAGGAGATGCCGATTGGCGCTACGCATTTGTTGAAAAAGTTCAAACATTTAAGGAAACAATAGATGGTGGTCTTAGACGAACGTATAGGAGAGATAAAGATGCTATGCAAGATTTCTTCTTTATTTTTGGCAATGAAAATGATTACCGAATGATTGCTAGATTAGACGATGTTGTGTTTTCAAGAAGAGAAGGTGATGAGGGGGTGCCACTTGTTGTGATCTATCCAAAGCGCAAAAAGGCTAGAGATATACTTTTAATGGACACTTATGACAATGTACTACTTCTATCGCTCCAAAATGAAAGTGTTACTATCGACTCGGATGAACAAATCATGGCACGTACTGCAAATAACATACACCCGAAAAGACGCAAGCTTGTTGAATTATATTAA
- a CDS encoding S-layer homology domain-containing protein, translated as MFKFGTIKESMKKLIYLEEQTMANKFLKTATALTIMGTSLLGAGAFTAKADNTDSLKFNDVPANHWSTKAIYDLTNRKVVQGYGNNIFGFGDNVTRGQVARMIYMYVKPADADASFKNPFTDIKGHLFEKEILALAKAGLVNGFGDGKYGPDDILTREQMAQVLTNAFKFKATKTSKFADVDKNSWSYGAISALEENGVTIGTGDNMYSPKMFVTREAYSQFLYNSINAVEKETKPEVKPDPKPEEKPEVKPDPKPEEKPEVKPDPKPEEKPEVKPDPKPEEKPEVKPDPKPEEKPEVKPDPKPETKPETNLPTSLDKVLTTDDVVYNPIAMDNPISQKSISTQAQNIIKSVNSKFGTNLKYADLNGTIRILDKNMYLPAGTIGAQVYIDANNENDFKIIFLDNNEATIELTKKWVTMLNSDLVLDKEIQESVDAQSINNYEKGKYKIRVGHSTADHMMYVEVEPK; from the coding sequence ATGTTTAAATTCGGTACAATAAAAGAATCTATGAAAAAACTAATATATTTGGAGGAACAAACAATGGCAAACAAATTTTTAAAAACAGCAACAGCATTAACAATTATGGGTACATCATTACTAGGAGCAGGAGCATTTACTGCTAAGGCTGATAACACAGACTCATTAAAATTCAATGATGTTCCAGCAAATCACTGGTCTACAAAAGCAATTTATGATTTAACAAATCGTAAAGTAGTGCAAGGGTACGGAAATAATATCTTTGGTTTTGGTGACAATGTAACTCGTGGGCAAGTTGCTCGTATGATTTATATGTACGTAAAGCCGGCAGATGCAGATGCTAGCTTCAAAAATCCGTTTACTGATATTAAGGGACATTTGTTTGAAAAAGAAATCTTAGCACTTGCTAAAGCAGGACTTGTGAATGGATTTGGTGATGGAAAATATGGTCCAGATGATATTTTAACTCGTGAACAAATGGCACAAGTACTTACAAATGCTTTTAAATTTAAGGCAACGAAAACATCAAAATTTGCAGATGTTGATAAAAATTCTTGGTCTTATGGCGCAATTAGTGCATTAGAGGAAAATGGAGTTACAATTGGTACAGGAGATAATATGTATTCCCCAAAAATGTTTGTAACACGTGAAGCGTATAGTCAGTTCTTATATAACTCTATTAATGCAGTAGAAAAAGAAACAAAACCAGAAGTGAAGCCAGATCCAAAACCAGAAGAAAAGCCAGAAGTGAAACCAGATCCGAAACCTGAAGAAAAACCAGAAGTGAAGCCAGACCCGAAACCTGAAGAAAAACCAGAAGTGAAGCCAGATCCAAAACCTGAAGAAAAACCAGAAGTGAAGCCAGACCCGAAACCTGAAGAAAAACCAGAAGTGAAGCCAGATCCAAAACCTGAAACAAAACCAGAAACTAATTTACCAACGAGTTTAGACAAAGTTTTAACTACAGATGATGTAGTTTATAATCCGATTGCTATGGATAATCCAATTTCTCAAAAATCCATTTCTACACAAGCGCAAAACATTATTAAGAGTGTAAATAGTAAATTTGGTACTAACCTTAAATATGCAGATTTAAATGGAACTATTAGAATCCTTGATAAAAATATGTACTTGCCAGCAGGTACAATTGGTGCGCAAGTTTATATTGATGCAAATAATGAAAACGATTTTAAAATTATTTTCTTAGATAATAATGAAGCCACTATTGAGTTAACTAAAAAATGGGTTACCATGTTAAATTCTGATTTAGTTTTAGATAAAGAAATTCAGGAAAGTGTAGATGCTCAATCAATTAATAACTATGAAAAAGGTAAATATAAAATTCGTGTAGGCCATTCTACAGCAGATCACATGATGTATGTAGAAGTAGAGCCTAAATAA
- the repX gene encoding plasmid replication protein RepX — protein MAGNFSEIESQGNISLKFGFLGLGMGGCAIAAECANKETQIKNNKYPYRAILVNTNSQDFNKIEIKNGGNVRKIQLEGYEQGAARNPQVGEEAFVKHESKIFEAVKQEFEDRDFIWITCGLGGGTGTGALLKAIEMLYEHDYNFGLLLTLPRDAEALKVLENATSRIRSIAMNQEAFGSIVLIDNAKLYRKFEEENPSALANEYTSYSNKYIADALHEINLVTSSFTPFSDTHFDASEFAQVINTPGVLSLAKLELKSNQLDTENPLGYLTQLGNALEKGVLYDTEREELESAKKSALSIVTSPLRAGRLYNFSFLNQMENFLKERTPYVDERPIAPYVNKHTAKKEEDIVKFYSVVAGLPLPKRVSDIIDEITRIKEEREQANSKKSNAVLNKLFAFDDSVQEEKPKKKKLNFGAEPEVEVADDSQPAKKKLSF, from the coding sequence ATGGCAGGCAATTTTTCAGAAATCGAAAGCCAAGGAAATATTAGTTTAAAATTTGGATTCTTAGGACTAGGTATGGGTGGATGCGCAATCGCAGCGGAGTGTGCAAATAAAGAAACTCAAATTAAAAATAACAAATACCCATATCGTGCGATTCTTGTTAATACAAATAGTCAAGATTTTAACAAAATTGAGATTAAAAATGGGGGAAATGTACGTAAAATACAGTTAGAAGGATATGAGCAGGGTGCAGCTCGTAATCCACAAGTTGGTGAGGAAGCATTTGTAAAGCATGAATCAAAGATTTTCGAAGCGGTTAAGCAGGAATTTGAAGATCGTGATTTCATTTGGATTACTTGTGGCCTTGGTGGAGGAACAGGAACTGGAGCTCTATTAAAGGCAATTGAAATGCTATATGAACATGATTACAATTTTGGATTATTACTAACTTTACCACGTGATGCAGAGGCTTTAAAAGTATTAGAAAACGCAACTTCACGCATTCGCAGTATTGCAATGAACCAAGAAGCTTTTGGCTCAATTGTATTAATAGATAACGCTAAACTATATAGAAAATTTGAAGAGGAAAATCCAAGTGCTTTAGCAAACGAATATACTAGTTATAGTAACAAATATATTGCTGATGCATTACATGAGATTAATCTAGTTACTTCATCATTTACACCGTTTTCAGATACACACTTTGATGCGAGTGAATTTGCTCAAGTAATTAATACACCAGGCGTTTTATCATTAGCAAAACTAGAACTAAAATCAAATCAATTAGACACTGAAAACCCGCTAGGTTACTTAACTCAATTAGGGAACGCACTAGAAAAAGGCGTTTTATACGATACAGAAAGAGAAGAGCTAGAAAGTGCTAAAAAGAGCGCACTATCTATCGTTACATCACCGCTACGAGCAGGTCGATTATATAACTTCTCTTTCCTTAACCAAATGGAAAACTTCTTAAAAGAAAGAACTCCATATGTAGATGAACGTCCTATAGCTCCATATGTTAATAAACATACAGCGAAAAAAGAAGAAGATATAGTAAAATTCTATTCAGTTGTTGCAGGACTACCATTGCCAAAACGTGTGAGTGATATTATTGATGAGATTACGAGAATTAAAGAAGAACGTGAGCAAGCTAATTCTAAGAAATCAAATGCTGTTTTAAATAAACTTTTTGCATTTGATGATTCAGTACAAGAAGAAAAACCTAAAAAGAAAAAATTGAATTTTGGTGCTGAACCCGAAGTAGAAGTTGCTGACGATTCACAACCAGCAAAGAAGAAATTATCATTCTAA
- a CDS encoding AAA family ATPase, whose product MDRQVKIIAFYATNENVGKSTLSITMANELAHLGKKVLYVEADQVRPSFAVGTGLSHESKNMLELVRKENEYNLSQYICTKQDLLEKKVNPRLMQKLHDKMDFLVFPSGYSLAQFPEIQNKELFVTTFIESLVDTEYDYIILSVPTELSEVLSYPILYQSDLVVHVLNGNPRGAIAIKRELQLIENAKLTLPRMIHVLNMADENYVEDIEKLSSQKIAVTIPYDRDRTSYEWGMQFGSPQINAKVHHIMDAAGLGIPSQQSSMKKGLFGLRN is encoded by the coding sequence ATGGATCGGCAGGTAAAAATCATTGCCTTTTATGCCACAAATGAAAACGTAGGAAAAAGTACGTTAAGTATTACGATGGCAAATGAGTTAGCTCATCTAGGGAAAAAGGTGCTTTATGTAGAAGCGGACCAAGTTAGACCAAGTTTTGCGGTTGGAACTGGTCTTAGCCATGAGAGTAAAAACATGCTAGAGCTTGTAAGAAAAGAAAATGAATATAATCTTTCGCAATATATTTGTACCAAGCAAGATTTGTTAGAGAAAAAAGTGAATCCAAGATTGATGCAAAAATTGCACGATAAGATGGATTTTCTGGTATTTCCATCAGGTTATAGTTTGGCTCAATTCCCAGAGATTCAAAACAAAGAATTGTTTGTAACGACATTTATCGAATCACTTGTAGATACAGAATATGACTACATCATTCTATCGGTACCAACTGAATTATCCGAGGTACTAAGTTATCCGATCCTATATCAATCAGACCTTGTTGTTCATGTGCTAAATGGCAACCCTCGTGGTGCAATAGCGATTAAGCGAGAATTACAATTAATAGAAAATGCAAAGCTTACATTACCTCGAATGATTCATGTGCTAAATATGGCAGATGAGAATTATGTAGAAGATATTGAAAAGCTTTCGTCTCAAAAAATTGCGGTGACAATTCCGTATGACAGAGATCGTACGAGTTACGAATGGGGGATGCAATTTGGTTCCCCACAAATTAATGCAAAGGTCCATCACATTATGGATGCAGCTGGTCTTGGTATTCCATCCCAGCAATCCTCTATGAAAAAGGGTCTCTTTGGTTTACGAAATTAA
- a CDS encoding type II secretion system F family protein codes for MHSLLAYGCIFLIFISVGLLVLLFAKSKGSALSQFVQENEKEERRLELRNIKGIRMYLPQSVIQEAQKYEWKLTKSMYWVYTILSGMSIAAVFYFSFGQDPYTLITVLCGFLVPRFLLYRRKKRYYLVVIDRLSIYMKAVANALQISNNAKRVLVQVKPMMHESIQEEIEKVSLLLEGGTTMHRAFRGFNETFNFRELVFFHEMLEVCSREGGANSVQVLLDIAEDFEKQKLYLARLRSSLSQAQRAFVQNCLIVIAMPIVIMLMSKEAYGFLAGSMMGKIALAVNMFIVFFLATRVEKIANYNPTERGE; via the coding sequence ATGCATAGTTTATTAGCTTATGGATGTATATTTTTAATCTTTATTAGTGTAGGATTGCTTGTTTTACTTTTTGCAAAATCTAAGGGTTCTGCTCTCTCTCAATTTGTACAAGAAAACGAGAAAGAAGAAAGGCGCTTGGAATTAAGGAATATTAAAGGGATACGAATGTATCTACCACAATCCGTTATCCAAGAAGCTCAAAAGTACGAATGGAAATTGACGAAAAGTATGTACTGGGTATATACGATTCTTTCTGGGATGAGTATTGCAGCAGTGTTCTATTTTTCATTTGGACAAGATCCTTATACACTGATTACCGTTTTATGTGGTTTTTTAGTTCCAAGATTTCTTCTCTATAGAAGAAAAAAACGTTACTACTTGGTTGTCATAGACCGTCTCTCTATTTATATGAAGGCAGTTGCGAATGCACTTCAAATTAGTAATAATGCAAAACGCGTGTTAGTACAAGTAAAGCCAATGATGCATGAAAGCATTCAAGAAGAAATAGAAAAAGTTTCTCTTCTATTAGAAGGTGGAACCACAATGCATCGTGCATTTAGAGGATTCAATGAAACGTTTAATTTTAGAGAATTGGTATTCTTCCATGAAATGTTGGAAGTGTGTAGCCGAGAAGGTGGTGCAAATTCGGTGCAAGTCTTACTGGATATTGCAGAAGATTTCGAAAAACAAAAGCTGTATTTGGCAAGATTGCGTTCTAGTTTGTCACAAGCACAACGTGCTTTTGTACAGAACTGCTTAATCGTTATCGCTATGCCGATAGTAATTATGTTGATGTCAAAAGAAGCATATGGATTTTTAGCAGGTTCTATGATGGGGAAAATCGCATTAGCGGTGAATATGTTCATTGTCTTTTTCTTAGCAACCCGTGTTGAAAAGATTGCAAATTATAATCCAACAGAAAGAGGGGAATAA
- the cpaB gene encoding Flp pilus assembly protein CpaB, translated as MKPSKFQKKQIAAVGLAAATVAGIYGYNHFAVENAVKPTKIVVAAKDIPAHTEIKEDMLVERTLPGDAIPPNALRANKKEVVGKWTNDGQPITENSYLFKNKVVKKEELPDSAILNLKDGEVAFPLLVDLETSSGNSIIPNTYVDLYFKQVVKEGDNEKVVFGGLFQRVRVTAAKDSNTEDAFVLEKKESKEEEEGKQKPKVTRLYTLAVSPEQLQYLNRAKTLGDVIPVAVGQKVEQTGKELEPAEGFSQISDQKNILDYVEKHSTNPISKNVKEYVAQYLNESK; from the coding sequence TTGAAGCCATCTAAGTTTCAAAAGAAGCAGATTGCTGCGGTAGGTTTAGCTGCTGCAACAGTAGCGGGTATCTATGGGTACAATCATTTCGCAGTCGAAAATGCAGTAAAACCAACAAAGATTGTTGTAGCCGCAAAGGATATACCTGCGCATACAGAGATTAAAGAAGACATGCTAGTGGAACGAACATTACCTGGTGATGCGATTCCCCCCAATGCATTACGTGCAAATAAAAAAGAAGTAGTAGGTAAGTGGACAAATGATGGGCAGCCCATTACAGAAAATAGCTATCTATTTAAAAACAAAGTAGTAAAGAAAGAAGAGTTACCTGACTCTGCCATTTTAAATTTAAAAGATGGAGAAGTTGCATTCCCGTTACTCGTTGATTTGGAAACAAGTTCAGGTAATAGTATCATTCCGAACACGTATGTCGACTTGTATTTCAAACAGGTTGTGAAAGAAGGCGACAATGAGAAAGTTGTGTTTGGTGGTCTTTTCCAACGTGTACGTGTTACGGCCGCAAAAGATAGCAATACAGAAGATGCCTTCGTGCTAGAAAAGAAAGAATCAAAAGAGGAAGAAGAAGGAAAACAAAAGCCAAAGGTAACGCGATTATATACACTGGCTGTTTCACCTGAACAGCTTCAATATTTAAATCGTGCAAAAACGCTTGGAGATGTAATTCCTGTTGCAGTCGGACAAAAAGTAGAACAAACAGGGAAAGAACTAGAACCAGCTGAAGGATTCTCGCAAATATCTGATCAAAAGAACATTTTAGACTATGTAGAGAAGCATTCGACCAATCCAATTTCTAAAAATGTAAAAGAGTATGTAGCGCAGTATCTGAACGAATCTAAGTAA
- a CDS encoding CpaF family protein encodes MWGYLQEKQIALKRNRVDLYHFGYMIRSKSARKLGTTTAQQIKDITDEIRAFLVKDHRDILSESFMNKEKRAAVEQIIKSFLLSNQVVISEVPSEQLLNMVCDEIVGFGIIEPLKEDKDVTDIYINGTKEIIYEKIGEGECTFPYRFETEEEVKALAYKMVNSTSESLNTAKPYVDCVFPYIRINIALDELGGLGTTITIRKNADHLRASEERMLSTNQASKEMLNFLAAAVKAKMNILVAGATGTGKSEFMKYLASHIPKGKKKERTLVVEDNPELYLHRIFPEHHFVPMQCRASEVEENAIDFDRLLTNALRQGPKRLIVGESRGKEALKMINFFQTGHPGFTSVHARSAKEAVRRLMLMCLQSGANIDAQYLYELISQTFDVIVFLEKKDDGNRYITEMIELLDYQDDIQFNQLSQFIPSGEEYDEMNERVGKIHGDHIITAKMSAEMEKKFRSSTVNPALYAPFLSKQEVQYA; translated from the coding sequence ATGTGGGGCTATTTACAGGAAAAACAAATCGCCTTAAAGCGAAATCGAGTTGATTTATATCACTTTGGTTACATGATTCGTTCCAAATCAGCTCGAAAGTTAGGAACAACTACAGCTCAACAAATTAAAGATATAACAGATGAAATTCGTGCATTTTTAGTAAAAGATCATCGTGATATCCTAAGTGAATCCTTTATGAATAAAGAAAAGAGAGCAGCTGTAGAACAAATCATTAAAAGCTTTTTATTGAGTAATCAGGTTGTCATTTCAGAGGTACCTTCTGAACAATTACTAAATATGGTGTGTGACGAAATTGTGGGGTTTGGAATTATAGAACCTTTAAAAGAAGATAAGGATGTAACGGATATTTATATCAATGGCACAAAAGAAATCATTTACGAAAAAATTGGAGAGGGAGAATGTACATTTCCTTACCGATTTGAGACGGAAGAAGAAGTAAAAGCTCTAGCTTATAAGATGGTAAACAGTACATCAGAGTCATTAAATACAGCAAAGCCGTATGTGGACTGCGTGTTTCCATATATCCGCATCAATATTGCTTTAGATGAACTTGGGGGGCTCGGAACAACAATAACGATTCGTAAGAATGCGGATCACCTTCGTGCTTCTGAAGAGCGTATGTTATCTACCAATCAAGCATCGAAAGAAATGTTGAACTTTTTGGCTGCAGCTGTGAAAGCCAAAATGAATATTTTAGTTGCTGGAGCTACGGGTACAGGGAAATCAGAGTTTATGAAATATCTTGCTTCTCACATTCCGAAAGGAAAGAAAAAAGAACGTACTCTTGTAGTAGAAGATAACCCTGAATTATATTTGCATCGCATTTTTCCAGAACATCATTTTGTTCCGATGCAGTGTAGGGCATCGGAAGTAGAAGAAAATGCAATCGACTTTGATAGATTGTTAACAAATGCTTTACGTCAAGGACCAAAGCGATTAATTGTAGGGGAATCGAGGGGGAAAGAAGCGTTAAAAATGATTAACTTCTTCCAAACAGGACATCCTGGTTTCACCTCTGTCCATGCAAGAAGTGCAAAAGAAGCAGTTAGACGTTTAATGCTCATGTGTCTGCAAAGTGGTGCGAATATCGATGCTCAGTATTTATATGAATTAATCTCACAGACATTTGATGTGATTGTCTTTTTAGAAAAGAAAGATGATGGAAATCGCTATATTACAGAGATGATTGAGTTATTGGATTATCAAGATGATATACAGTTCAATCAGCTTTCTCAATTTATCCCTTCGGGTGAGGAATATGATGAAATGAATGAAAGAGTAGGAAAGATTCATGGAGATCATATCATTACAGCCAAGATGTCAGCTGAAATGGAGAAGAAATTCCGTTCTTCTACTGTAAATCCAGCTCTTTATGCACCATTCCTTTCAAAACAGGAGGTGCAATATGCATAG
- a CDS encoding RNA-guided endonuclease InsQ/TnpB family protein, which produces MTKENPSNYKTLQIWIKKGHRMYSYFQECCHNAKNMYNTTNFYIRQVYTGLTQEKELQPLQKDVLDNIHKNIGKMNDTQLLAYQKKLEKEKLKPKEEQKEITCNLFSEPNFEKPYVDYNFLDALFKAMIQNDYRALPTQCSQSIMKGLFQNWKSFFASLKDYKKNPNKYAGMPRIPKYIRSSEKEILYTNQDCIIKNGRFLKFPKTKLQLNIGKIGFTKGKLKQVRVIPKYNEYVVELVIDVPSEQQMIEENARYMSIDLGIDNLATIVTNTGMKPVLVKGKHVKSINQYYNKMKSHFTSILRNGKQTNEGPFTSKRIGKLHQKRYLKIKDVFHKVSHHIVKLAQEEDVCKIVIGQNKSWKQETNMGKRNNQSFCHIPHNLLIQMITYKANAVGIHVVVTEESYTSKASFLDNDFIPTYGENDQNTTFSGKRIKRGIYRSANKTLINADVNAAANILRKVIPNAWTNGIEGLGVKQLANVLTPLTLIVR; this is translated from the coding sequence ATGACAAAGGAAAATCCATCAAACTATAAAACTCTTCAAATTTGGATTAAAAAAGGGCATCGTATGTATTCTTATTTTCAAGAATGTTGTCATAACGCTAAGAACATGTACAACACCACAAACTTTTATATACGTCAGGTGTACACTGGATTAACACAAGAAAAAGAGTTGCAGCCTTTGCAAAAAGATGTTCTGGATAATATTCATAAAAATATTGGTAAGATGAATGACACACAACTTCTTGCCTATCAGAAGAAATTGGAAAAAGAGAAGTTAAAGCCTAAAGAAGAACAGAAAGAGATTACATGTAATTTGTTTTCAGAACCTAATTTTGAAAAACCTTATGTAGATTACAACTTTCTAGATGCACTATTTAAGGCTATGATTCAAAATGATTATCGAGCTTTGCCTACGCAATGTAGCCAGTCCATCATGAAAGGTTTGTTCCAAAATTGGAAATCTTTTTTTGCTAGTTTAAAAGACTATAAAAAGAATCCAAACAAATATGCTGGAATGCCTAGGATTCCAAAGTATATTCGTTCTTCTGAAAAAGAGATTCTGTATACAAACCAAGATTGCATCATTAAAAACGGTAGATTTTTAAAGTTTCCAAAGACGAAATTGCAATTAAATATTGGGAAAATAGGTTTCACTAAAGGTAAACTGAAACAAGTTCGTGTGATTCCAAAATACAATGAATATGTAGTGGAATTGGTAATTGATGTTCCTTCTGAACAACAAATGATTGAAGAGAATGCTCGTTATATGAGTATTGATTTAGGGATTGATAACCTTGCAACCATCGTAACAAACACAGGTATGAAACCTGTCCTTGTTAAGGGCAAACATGTCAAAAGCATAAATCAATATTACAACAAAATGAAGAGTCATTTTACAAGCATTCTTAGAAATGGAAAACAAACTAATGAAGGACCTTTTACTTCTAAAAGGATAGGAAAACTTCATCAAAAACGTTACTTGAAAATAAAAGACGTCTTCCATAAAGTTAGTCACCACATCGTAAAACTAGCTCAAGAAGAAGACGTTTGTAAAATCGTTATTGGTCAAAACAAAAGTTGGAAACAAGAAACGAATATGGGAAAAAGAAATAACCAATCGTTTTGTCATATCCCGCATAATTTACTGATTCAAATGATTACATACAAAGCAAATGCTGTAGGCATTCACGTTGTTGTAACTGAAGAATCATATACATCGAAAGCAAGTTTTCTGGATAACGACTTCATTCCAACGTATGGAGAAAATGACCAAAATACAACTTTTTCAGGAAAACGAATAAAGCGCGGCATATATCGTTCAGCAAATAAAACTTTAATTAATGCAGATGTAAATGCTGCGGCTAACATTTTACGAAAAGTAATCCCAAATGCATGGACAAATGGGATAGAGGGGTTAGGCGTGAAACAGCTCGCTAATGTGTTAACTCCCCTGACGTTAATCGTCCGTTAG